In Theileria annulata chromosome 3, complete sequence, *** SEQUENCING IN PROGRESS ***, the sequence atcccttttcttctttaatacattctttttatttttattcctcaaaatataaaagatttattctttaaacttttaaatatacaatatacCAATGGCGGCAAGTTCATCAGAAggtattaaattattccaatcgttatatactaaattttGGGTTACAACatatattttgttttagCTTCCAAGTCTGACAAGACTAAAAAGGCATTACTCGCCTCCAGAAGTGTTAAGAAGTCAACTACGGTTAAGAAGGTCAAAACCAGAAGGAATACCCACTTCTTTAGGTAtgttttcatttttaattaaatttacataatttaattttagagGACGAACTCTCTCCCTTAAGAGAACACCCAAGTTTGAAAAGAGAGTGAAAACAGCATATACGAAAAAATTGGACAAGTTCTCAATAGTGAGGTACCCCTTGACAACCGAGTCAGCAATGAAGATGATCGAGGAACTAAACACACTGGTTTTCGTAGTAGACCCCAGAGCAAACAAAGCTAAGGTCGCAAAGGCAGTTTCCCAATTATATGATATAACTCCAGTCCACGTTAACACGCTTATCAGGTATAAAACTCATAcggaattaataaatgacTTTAGGCCCGATGGTCAGAAAAAGGCCTTCGTGAGATTATCAGCAGACCAGGATGCACTTGATGTTGCTAACAAAATtggaataatttaatataatttaccaag encodes:
- a CDS encoding 60S ribosomal protein l25, putative — protein: MAASSSEASKSDKTKKALLASRSVKKSTTVKKVKTRRNTHFFRGRTLSLKRTPKFEKRVKTAYTKKLDKFSIVRYPLTTESAMKMIEELNTLVFVVDPRANKAKVAKAVSQLYDITPVHVNTLIRPDGQKKAFVRLSADQDALDVANKIGII